The following are encoded together in the Bactrocera dorsalis isolate Fly_Bdor unplaced genomic scaffold, ASM2337382v1 BdCtg131, whole genome shotgun sequence genome:
- the LOC105230164 gene encoding RNA/RNP complex-1-interacting phosphatase isoform X2, with the protein MAPSIPDRWLNYTPMGQRVEGTRFIAFKVPLREAVNENVDEQRRLDASILLKSIPNLGMIIDLTNTSRYYTPDCFLKKGLEYKKLMIPGHHTPPPHLVDQFKKLVFNFLNKNAGNDKLIGVHCTHGVNRTGYLICNYMISELDVKPEEAIDKFNLSRGHKIERKNYIDSLYGLTKAAKDAKSLESKHNASNLNCKPLVETPSKEPVSWRATQAPKLPPSPNDLDRRDRFEHAISWRATPEPKLPPSPKEFDSRDRFERIRQEANLQRQPVTSAAARPARQLLDNRLANSPRNERNCSSRYVNTSRHLSQGNWWRQLPLSQPTPP; encoded by the exons GCTGTTAATGAAAATGTGGACGAGCAGCGCCGACTTGATGCCTCGATTTTACTGAAATCAATTCCAAACTTGGGTATGATTATAGATCTGACGAACACTTCACGTTATTATACGCCAGAT TGCTTTTTAAAGAAAGGTTTAgagtacaaaaaattaatgattccTGGCCATCATACACCACCGCCACATTTAGTCGATCA atTCAAAAAGCtggtgtttaattttttaaacaaaaacgcAGGTAACG ACAAACTTATAGGTGTTCATTGTACTCATGGCGTCAACCGTACTGGCTACCTAATATGTAATTACATGATATCCGAGTTAGATGTGAAACCCGAAGAGGCAATAGACA AGTTCAATCTATCACGTGGTCACAAGATCGAACGGAAAAACTATATAGACTCGCTTTATGGTTTGACAAAAGCTGCCAAAGATGCTAAAAGCCTCGAAAGTAAGCACAACGCCAGCAACCTGAATTGCAAACCTTTGGTTGAGACGCCCAGTAAGGAGCCAGTCTCATGGCGCGCAACGCAGGCCCCTAAATTACCGCCATCACCCAATGACCTCGATAGGCGTGATCGTTTCGAACACGCAATTTCATGGCGCGCCACGCCGGAACCTAAATTACCGCCGTCACCGAAGGAGTTCGATAGTCGCGATCGTTTCGAACGTATACGACAGGAAGCAAATTTGCAGCGTCAACCTGTCACCAGCGCAGCAGCACGACCAGCGCGCCAATTATTGGACAACAGGCTTGCCAACTCACCACGAAACGAACGCAACTGTAGTAGTCGTTATGTAAATACTAGCAGACATTTGTCGCAAGGTAACTG GTGGCGCCAGCTACCCCTATCCCAGCCAACGCCACCATGA
- the LOC105230164 gene encoding uncharacterized protein LOC105230164 isoform X1: MAPSIPDRWLNYTPMGQRVEGTRFIAFKVPLREAVNENVDEQRRLDASILLKSIPNLGMIIDLTNTSRYYTPDCFLKKGLEYKKLMIPGHHTPPPHLVDQFKKLVFNFLNKNAGNDKLIGVHCTHGVNRTGYLICNYMISELDVKPEEAIDKFNLSRGHKIERKNYIDSLYGLTKAAKDAKSLESKHNASNLNCKPLVETPSKEPVSWRATQAPKLPPSPNDLDRRDRFEHAISWRATPEPKLPPSPKEFDSRDRFERIRQEANLQRQPVTSAAARPARQLLDNRLANSPRNERNCSSRYVNTSRHLSQGGASYPYPSQRHHETIRSNFNQYVDYAPNNNRYEDSIYRGRYELDYRLPQSSRHHQHPYRRI; this comes from the exons GCTGTTAATGAAAATGTGGACGAGCAGCGCCGACTTGATGCCTCGATTTTACTGAAATCAATTCCAAACTTGGGTATGATTATAGATCTGACGAACACTTCACGTTATTATACGCCAGAT TGCTTTTTAAAGAAAGGTTTAgagtacaaaaaattaatgattccTGGCCATCATACACCACCGCCACATTTAGTCGATCA atTCAAAAAGCtggtgtttaattttttaaacaaaaacgcAGGTAACG ACAAACTTATAGGTGTTCATTGTACTCATGGCGTCAACCGTACTGGCTACCTAATATGTAATTACATGATATCCGAGTTAGATGTGAAACCCGAAGAGGCAATAGACA AGTTCAATCTATCACGTGGTCACAAGATCGAACGGAAAAACTATATAGACTCGCTTTATGGTTTGACAAAAGCTGCCAAAGATGCTAAAAGCCTCGAAAGTAAGCACAACGCCAGCAACCTGAATTGCAAACCTTTGGTTGAGACGCCCAGTAAGGAGCCAGTCTCATGGCGCGCAACGCAGGCCCCTAAATTACCGCCATCACCCAATGACCTCGATAGGCGTGATCGTTTCGAACACGCAATTTCATGGCGCGCCACGCCGGAACCTAAATTACCGCCGTCACCGAAGGAGTTCGATAGTCGCGATCGTTTCGAACGTATACGACAGGAAGCAAATTTGCAGCGTCAACCTGTCACCAGCGCAGCAGCACGACCAGCGCGCCAATTATTGGACAACAGGCTTGCCAACTCACCACGAAACGAACGCAACTGTAGTAGTCGTTATGTAAATACTAGCAGACATTTGTCGCAAG GTGGCGCCAGCTACCCCTATCCCAGCCAACGCCACCATGAGACAATACGCTCGAATTTTAACCAATACGTTGATTATGCGCCGAACAATAACCGTTATGAAGACAGCATATATCGGGGGCGTTACGAACTCGACTATCGTTTGCCTCAAAGCAGCAGACACCATCAGCATCCATATCGGCGCATATAA